The Microbulbifer sp. YPW1 genome contains a region encoding:
- a CDS encoding transglutaminase-like domain-containing protein — translation MAQQSMAQQSNIAAIQAQIDQGHYRQAKLDINAMQQKEPQTPDSTALAFEAERMRRIEMEFTIPPEQLLASVQRYIPDATENDIKHWNDAGLLEYKTIDGKRRYFNKAAYNLVHISDEAAARTADYRRFTDRAPLYQLHAHHAAVIDAHGDGDAPLRQRLAITYTLTVDADSVPDGETVRAWLPFPQELPGRQENIALLNSTPTDFTLAPVDTPQRTIYFEQTARAGTPTRFSVEYAFDSLSRYFNIDPAKTAPVDRAQETRERIAPFLAERTPHIQFTPELRALSNRIVGDETNPYRIAQKLFAYVDEIPWAGAREYSTIRNISQYAAQAGHADCGQQTLLLITLMRMNGIPARWQSGWEFSPASFDTMHDWGEFYLAPYGWMPMDVTHGLLDSENEAERWFYLGGLDSYRLIFNTDYSRPLVPAKQHFRSETVDSQRGEVEWRGGNLYFDQWDYEMQWEPVASSGDKPQIAGE, via the coding sequence ATGGCACAGCAGTCCATGGCGCAGCAAAGCAATATCGCCGCAATACAGGCTCAGATTGATCAGGGCCATTACCGGCAGGCCAAACTGGACATCAACGCAATGCAGCAAAAGGAACCGCAAACTCCAGACAGCACCGCACTCGCCTTTGAAGCTGAGCGCATGCGCCGCATCGAGATGGAATTCACCATCCCGCCAGAGCAATTGCTGGCTTCTGTGCAGCGCTACATTCCCGACGCCACAGAAAACGATATAAAACACTGGAACGACGCCGGATTACTGGAATACAAAACCATTGACGGCAAGCGACGCTATTTCAATAAAGCGGCCTATAACCTGGTTCACATTTCAGATGAAGCCGCAGCACGCACCGCGGACTACCGACGCTTCACAGACCGGGCTCCGCTATACCAGCTGCACGCGCATCATGCCGCGGTCATCGACGCACACGGTGACGGCGATGCGCCCCTGCGCCAGCGCCTTGCCATCACCTATACCCTCACCGTGGACGCAGATAGCGTTCCCGACGGCGAAACCGTGCGGGCCTGGCTCCCCTTTCCGCAAGAACTACCCGGGCGCCAGGAAAATATCGCACTATTGAATAGCACCCCGACAGATTTCACTCTGGCGCCGGTGGACACACCGCAACGCACTATCTATTTCGAACAGACTGCCCGCGCGGGCACACCAACCCGGTTTTCCGTGGAATACGCATTTGACAGCCTGTCACGATATTTCAATATTGACCCAGCAAAAACTGCGCCAGTGGATCGCGCCCAAGAAACTCGCGAAAGGATCGCGCCGTTTCTTGCAGAGCGAACCCCACATATCCAGTTCACTCCCGAGCTTCGCGCACTGTCTAACCGCATTGTCGGCGATGAGACCAACCCCTATCGCATTGCCCAGAAGCTCTTTGCCTACGTCGACGAGATCCCCTGGGCCGGCGCCCGGGAATATTCCACCATTCGCAATATCAGCCAGTACGCCGCCCAAGCGGGCCACGCGGACTGCGGTCAGCAGACGCTTTTGTTGATCACCCTGATGCGCATGAATGGCATTCCCGCCCGCTGGCAGTCCGGCTGGGAGTTTTCTCCCGCGAGCTTCGACACCATGCATGACTGGGGCGAATTTTATCTGGCCCCTTACGGATGGATGCCGATGGACGTCACCCACGGCCTGCTGGACAGCGAAAATGAAGCAGAGCGCTGGTTCTACCTGGGCGGGCTGGACAGTTACCGGCTGATCTTCAATACCGACTACAGCCGCCCCCTGGTGCCGGCAAAACAACACTTCCGCTCGGAAACCGTCGATAGCCAGCGCGGTGAAGTAGAGTGGCGCGGTGGTAACCTGTACTTTGATCAATGGGATTACGAGATGCAGTGGGAGCCGGTGGCAAGCAGCGGAGATAAACCGCAAATTGCCGGGGAATAG
- a CDS encoding serine hydrolase codes for MNHFTATAVRISCMLGMVLGAGCQPEPWDQHDPEAYIERVLEQEQVPGAAVAIWHKGEPVLLRGFGVTNVDSPKAVDGQTLFKLASTTKAFTTAALGLLVEEGKLEWEGRVVDYLPQFRLGDSWISNEFRVVDLLTHRSGLGPGAGDLMLWPQPNAYTRADVMNGLAHLPVTRGFRADYAYDNLLYIVAGELIAEISGMSYEDFIQQRLLAPLGLESCYAGPVPADARDNLADPHRLEDIGVVVDTPNLAGYEPIVLAAAGGMHCSAGDMLTWLRVLLNGGELESGERLFTEQTRDRLWRPETLMPFSSQRAERDGGHFYAYALGWRVQDMHGKKVIHHTGSLSGMYAWAAMVPEEDLAIVVLMNRSAGAARQALIYGLLKPYLGAPERDWLAYFQDLYGTPAEAVEPEELVAPVGYTSVAKEELAGLYRDPWFGDVGITQENGKLRWRALKSPRLTGTLTAASDGVWALHWDDRSLNADAWMIADRSEAGVLLLTMQAKSRGTDFSYDFHDLRFEKVAEAVQVETARSH; via the coding sequence ATGAACCACTTCACTGCAACTGCCGTCCGTATTTCCTGCATGCTGGGCATGGTACTGGGCGCAGGTTGCCAGCCAGAGCCTTGGGATCAACACGACCCCGAAGCCTATATAGAACGCGTACTCGAGCAGGAGCAGGTGCCCGGTGCTGCAGTGGCGATCTGGCACAAGGGCGAACCTGTGCTGCTGCGTGGATTTGGTGTTACCAATGTGGATAGCCCGAAAGCGGTCGATGGGCAGACCCTGTTCAAGCTGGCGTCCACCACCAAAGCGTTTACCACTGCGGCTCTCGGGCTGTTGGTGGAAGAGGGCAAGCTGGAGTGGGAAGGGCGTGTGGTCGACTACCTCCCACAATTTCGTCTCGGAGATTCCTGGATCAGCAATGAATTTCGTGTGGTGGATCTGCTGACCCATCGTTCCGGTTTGGGCCCCGGGGCCGGCGATCTGATGCTGTGGCCGCAACCCAATGCTTACACGCGCGCTGACGTGATGAATGGATTGGCGCACCTCCCCGTTACCCGCGGTTTTCGCGCCGACTACGCCTATGACAACTTGCTGTATATCGTGGCCGGTGAACTGATCGCAGAAATTTCCGGCATGTCCTATGAGGATTTTATTCAGCAGCGTCTGCTTGCTCCCTTGGGGCTGGAAAGTTGCTATGCCGGACCGGTGCCGGCCGATGCCCGCGACAATCTTGCCGATCCCCATCGACTGGAAGATATTGGCGTGGTGGTGGATACCCCCAACCTGGCCGGCTATGAACCTATTGTGCTGGCGGCGGCTGGCGGTATGCACTGCAGCGCCGGCGATATGCTGACCTGGCTGCGGGTCTTGTTGAATGGTGGTGAACTGGAAAGTGGCGAGCGTCTATTCACGGAGCAAACCCGTGATCGCTTGTGGCGCCCGGAAACCCTGATGCCGTTTTCCAGCCAGCGCGCGGAGCGTGATGGAGGGCATTTCTATGCTTATGCCCTGGGGTGGCGAGTGCAGGACATGCACGGAAAAAAAGTGATCCATCACACCGGTTCCCTGTCCGGCATGTACGCCTGGGCGGCCATGGTGCCGGAAGAGGATCTGGCAATAGTCGTGCTGATGAACCGCAGCGCGGGCGCTGCGCGCCAGGCGTTGATTTATGGCCTGCTGAAGCCCTATCTGGGGGCGCCTGAGCGGGATTGGCTGGCCTATTTTCAGGACCTTTACGGCACCCCCGCAGAGGCAGTGGAACCGGAAGAACTGGTCGCGCCTGTTGGGTATACCTCGGTCGCAAAGGAAGAGCTGGCCGGACTCTATCGGGACCCGTGGTTTGGGGATGTCGGTATCACTCAGGAAAACGGAAAGCTGCGCTGGCGTGCACTCAAATCGCCCCGGCTGACCGGGACACTGACGGCCGCCAGTGACGGCGTCTGGGCGCTGCACTGGGACGACCGCAGTCTGAATGCGGATGCATGGATGATTGCTGACCGCAGCGAAGCCGGCGTTTTACTGCTTACCATGCAAGCGAAGTCGCGCGGTACCGATTTCAGTTACGATTTTCACGATCTGCGCTTTGAAAAGGTGGCCGAGGCCGTACAGGTAGAGACTGCCCGCAGCCATTAG
- a CDS encoding LD-carboxypeptidase, with the protein MTVGLVTPASNAWEDEDIRFAGDVVRSLGFEVKEGRHLYRRTQYLAGPDSARAEDFNSMFADPDVDAVFCLRGGYGTPRILPMLDYQLIRNNPKVLLGYSDITALLNAIYHRSGVVTFHGPIAAQNFTDYTLAEYQKVLVHGERPVPLGAPPPFEIAPGRVEKRNRITRFSGGRARGRLIGGNLSLMASLVGTPFEPDYRGKILFLEDVGEAPYRVDRMLTQLWLAGKLQQVAGIVFGKFTDAETSGNTFSMEHVLRERTAELGVPVVRGLMIGHVEDQTTVPVGAMAELDGDAGTLVLRDAVVS; encoded by the coding sequence ATGACGGTAGGCCTGGTGACCCCGGCCAGTAATGCCTGGGAAGACGAAGATATCCGTTTTGCCGGTGATGTAGTGCGCTCGCTGGGCTTTGAAGTCAAAGAGGGCCGGCACCTGTATCGCCGCACTCAGTACCTGGCGGGTCCCGACTCTGCGCGGGCAGAGGATTTTAACAGCATGTTTGCCGACCCGGACGTGGATGCGGTTTTCTGCCTGCGCGGTGGTTATGGCACGCCGCGTATCCTGCCAATGCTCGACTACCAGTTGATACGCAATAATCCGAAAGTTTTGCTCGGCTACAGCGATATTACGGCGTTGCTGAATGCCATCTACCACCGAAGTGGTGTGGTTACTTTTCACGGCCCGATCGCCGCCCAGAACTTTACCGATTACACCCTGGCCGAGTACCAGAAAGTATTAGTGCACGGTGAACGCCCAGTACCACTGGGCGCTCCACCGCCCTTCGAGATTGCCCCGGGCCGGGTAGAGAAACGCAATCGAATTACCCGCTTTTCCGGCGGCCGCGCCCGCGGCCGTCTGATCGGCGGCAATCTGTCGCTGATGGCGAGCCTGGTGGGTACACCCTTTGAGCCGGATTATCGCGGTAAAATACTGTTTCTGGAGGACGTCGGCGAAGCCCCGTATCGTGTGGACCGTATGCTCACCCAGCTCTGGCTCGCCGGGAAATTGCAACAGGTTGCGGGGATAGTCTTTGGCAAGTTCACCGATGCGGAAACCAGCGGCAATACGTTCAGTATGGAGCACGTGCTGCGCGAACGTACGGCGGAACTCGGCGTGCCGGTAGTGCGTGGCTTGATGATAGGACATGTGGAAGACCAGACCACGGTGCCCGTGGGGGCGATGGCCGAACTGGATGGTGACGCTGGTACGCTGGTATTGCGGGATGCCGTAGTCAGCTAG
- a CDS encoding Na+/H+ antiporter NhaC family protein: MTELSWLTLLPPFIAIGLALLTRQVYLALFAGIWLGFFLLNHDGFFASLAQALDGVLAVLANPGDARVVMFTLVIGAFIITLERCGAVSGFVRFLERSRWVTNGKRAQWMAWLVGIVIFIESNITVLVAGTVSRPLFDRFRIAREKLAYIIDSTSAPVCMLIPLNAWGAFNLGLLDGLGVEDPLKVLLASIPLNLYAIAAVALTAYTISRDYNPGPMAQVQARTSGGELDGIDISASTGEKSHIKPRAMNMLLPVMVLILAMPLSLWITGDGKIFEGSGSTSVLWASLAALTTVSVMVIVQRSMSLDELSHTWMEGAGRMLPLAIILVLALALGAISKTLGTGQYVAGLVGDSIPLALLPVVIFLVSGVIAFSVGSSWGTFSIMLPIAIPVASALGAEPALFVAAVLSGGIFGDHSSPISDTTIVSSLAAGTEHIEHVRTQIPYALRAGVVSAFGFIALGYLML, from the coding sequence ATGACTGAACTCTCCTGGCTCACGCTTTTACCTCCTTTTATCGCCATTGGCCTGGCGCTGTTAACCCGCCAGGTTTACCTGGCGCTGTTCGCCGGTATCTGGTTAGGGTTCTTTCTGCTGAATCACGATGGTTTTTTTGCCTCCCTGGCGCAGGCGCTGGATGGTGTGTTAGCGGTTCTGGCCAATCCCGGTGATGCGCGGGTAGTGATGTTCACCCTTGTGATCGGTGCATTCATCATCACATTGGAACGCTGTGGGGCGGTCAGCGGCTTTGTGCGATTCCTGGAGCGCAGCCGCTGGGTCACTAATGGCAAGCGGGCTCAGTGGATGGCATGGCTGGTCGGCATTGTCATCTTCATCGAGTCCAATATTACGGTGCTGGTGGCAGGTACCGTTTCGCGTCCGCTGTTTGATCGGTTCCGGATTGCCCGTGAGAAGCTCGCGTACATTATTGATTCCACGTCAGCGCCTGTGTGCATGTTGATTCCCCTGAACGCCTGGGGTGCGTTTAATCTCGGGCTTTTGGATGGGCTCGGTGTGGAGGACCCGTTAAAAGTTCTGCTGGCGAGTATCCCCTTAAACCTGTACGCGATTGCCGCTGTCGCGCTTACAGCCTACACGATCTCCCGTGATTACAATCCGGGACCGATGGCTCAGGTGCAGGCCCGTACCAGCGGCGGTGAACTGGACGGCATCGATATCAGTGCGAGTACTGGTGAGAAGAGCCATATCAAACCCCGTGCGATGAATATGTTGTTGCCGGTCATGGTATTGATTCTCGCGATGCCGCTAAGCCTGTGGATCACCGGTGATGGCAAGATTTTTGAGGGCTCTGGCTCCACATCCGTACTCTGGGCATCGCTTGCAGCACTCACCACTGTGTCTGTGATGGTGATTGTGCAGCGCAGCATGTCGCTGGATGAACTCAGCCATACCTGGATGGAGGGCGCCGGGCGCATGTTGCCGCTGGCGATCATTCTGGTGCTGGCACTTGCGCTCGGCGCTATCTCCAAGACCCTCGGCACCGGGCAGTATGTCGCGGGGCTAGTGGGGGATTCGATTCCCCTGGCGTTGCTGCCGGTAGTCATTTTCCTGGTGTCCGGGGTAATTGCGTTTTCCGTGGGTTCCAGCTGGGGGACTTTCTCCATTATGTTGCCCATCGCCATTCCCGTGGCTAGTGCGCTGGGTGCGGAACCCGCTTTGTTCGTCGCCGCGGTGTTGTCTGGTGGCATCTTTGGCGATCACAGTTCGCCGATTTCCGATACCACCATCGTGTCATCGCTGGCGGCCGGTACTGAGCATATCGAACACGTACGCACGCAGATACCTTATGCGCTGCGTGCTGGTGTGGTGAGCGCATTCGGGTTTATCGCGCTCGGTTATCTGATGCTGTAA
- a CDS encoding aminotransferase class I/II-fold pyridoxal phosphate-dependent enzyme produces MKKSPCEIVLFTDDKEFAARWIDELTPLAEHDSDAPIALVFTRTSEEGLDSALARGAVQILVVDDKGLGEADLKATLARVHAQRAEIDRVLLTGADEASGAGFECVISRAESNYGVVYRTLRRILLERIATPFADALREYVYAARDSWHTPGHSSGDSLSTSPWIADFYRFMGEHIFNTDLSVSVKMLDSLMDPISVIRQAQQLTAKAFGAHQSYFVTNGTSTSNKIVLQHLLRHGDRVIVDRNCHKSVHHAMIMSGALPVYLESAVNQHYGVYGPVPQREIFSAIDANPGARLLVLTSCTYDGLRYDLRPIIEYAHAAGLFVLIDEAWYAHGRFHPALRPTALECGADFVTQSTHKMLSAFSQASMIHVGNFEWQLSRDGEEREEFDAAGFREDINMHTSTSPQYGMIASLDVARKQMSIEGYQVLDRTLGFAEEIRQFVDQNTVFRSLDAEDLCGPRLAKDGIRLDPTKVTIDVGQSGLSAPDAQAALFTEFGIQVEKNTHNTLSFLVTIGTTESKVLRLKQALRQLSDDACKAGGRRVSAAGNDEAPVRGQTLPELSEIVALPRTAYFARGEKLAWEGGGRAALIGRVACDEVVPYPPGIPLLVPGQEVTAEILDAIIAFTSERADLEMHGLRRIDGSPALRVLTAREAALATVEYQQLCTLNDARSPAAGTSREAV; encoded by the coding sequence ATGAAGAAGAGCCCTTGTGAAATAGTGCTGTTTACGGATGACAAGGAATTTGCCGCGCGCTGGATAGACGAATTGACACCGCTCGCCGAGCACGATTCGGACGCACCCATTGCACTGGTATTCACACGCACTAGCGAGGAAGGGCTGGATTCAGCGCTCGCACGCGGCGCTGTGCAAATTCTGGTGGTGGATGATAAGGGGCTCGGCGAAGCCGATCTAAAGGCTACCCTGGCACGGGTGCACGCGCAGCGGGCGGAGATTGATCGTGTACTACTGACCGGTGCCGACGAAGCCTCAGGCGCTGGCTTTGAATGTGTGATTTCCCGGGCTGAATCCAATTACGGTGTTGTGTATCGTACCTTGCGCCGAATTTTGCTGGAGCGCATCGCAACCCCTTTTGCCGATGCATTGCGTGAGTATGTGTATGCGGCGCGAGATTCCTGGCACACTCCCGGGCATTCCAGTGGCGATAGCCTCAGTACCAGCCCCTGGATTGCCGATTTCTATCGCTTTATGGGCGAGCATATCTTCAATACCGACCTGTCCGTGAGCGTGAAAATGCTGGACTCCTTGATGGATCCCATCAGTGTGATTCGTCAGGCCCAGCAGCTTACAGCCAAGGCTTTTGGTGCGCACCAGAGTTACTTTGTTACCAACGGCACCTCCACTTCGAACAAGATCGTCCTGCAGCACCTCCTGCGCCACGGCGACCGTGTCATCGTGGATCGCAATTGCCACAAGTCCGTGCATCACGCGATGATCATGAGTGGTGCGCTGCCCGTCTACCTGGAGTCTGCGGTCAATCAGCATTATGGCGTTTACGGCCCGGTGCCACAGCGTGAAATTTTCAGTGCGATTGACGCCAACCCCGGTGCTCGTCTGCTGGTCCTTACATCATGTACCTATGATGGACTGCGCTACGATCTGCGCCCGATTATCGAATACGCCCACGCGGCGGGCCTGTTTGTCCTGATTGATGAAGCCTGGTATGCCCATGGTCGGTTTCACCCGGCCCTGCGCCCGACGGCGCTGGAGTGTGGGGCCGATTTTGTTACCCAGTCTACGCACAAGATGCTCTCGGCATTTTCTCAGGCGAGCATGATTCATGTGGGAAATTTCGAGTGGCAATTATCGCGGGATGGAGAGGAACGGGAAGAATTTGACGCGGCCGGATTCCGCGAAGATATCAATATGCACACTTCTACCAGCCCGCAGTACGGCATGATTGCCAGCCTGGATGTGGCCCGCAAGCAGATGAGTATTGAGGGCTACCAGGTACTGGATCGCACCCTGGGATTTGCCGAAGAAATACGCCAGTTTGTCGATCAGAATACGGTTTTCCGCAGCCTCGACGCGGAAGATCTCTGTGGCCCCAGACTGGCAAAAGACGGCATTCGTCTCGACCCGACCAAAGTCACCATTGATGTGGGCCAATCGGGTCTCAGCGCACCGGACGCACAGGCAGCTTTATTTACCGAATTCGGCATTCAGGTCGAGAAGAACACCCACAACACGCTGTCTTTTCTGGTCACTATCGGCACCACGGAGAGTAAGGTGCTGCGTTTGAAGCAAGCCTTGCGCCAGTTATCGGACGACGCTTGCAAAGCAGGGGGGCGCAGAGTTTCTGCCGCGGGTAACGATGAAGCTCCAGTTCGCGGACAGACCCTGCCCGAGCTCAGTGAGATCGTTGCCCTGCCGCGCACCGCGTATTTTGCCCGAGGGGAGAAACTTGCCTGGGAAGGCGGTGGCCGCGCTGCGCTGATTGGTCGTGTCGCTTGCGACGAGGTGGTTCCATATCCCCCGGGTATCCCTCTACTGGTGCCCGGCCAGGAGGTTACCGCAGAAATTCTCGATGCGATCATCGCTTTCACCAGTGAACGCGCGGACCTGGAAATGCATGGCCTGCGCCGTATCGATGGATCTCCGGCCCTGCGTGTGTTGACCGCGCGAGAAGCCGCTTTGGCGACGGTGGAATATCAGCAACTATGCACATTGAACGATGCCCGGTCGCCAGCTGCAGGGACATCGCGGGAGGCAGTATGA